AATACTGAGTTTTTATAAACCATGTATTTTCTATCCGAGAACAATTAAATTGTAACGAAGAGAGTAATATAACATTATAGTTATACCATTCATAAGTATATATTCCTTTTCCATTTCTTTGGTAACCAGCGAATTTTCTGACCGCCTACTGTTTCGCCGTTTCTCTCATACATGATACGAGCACATTGAGATCTACTGTTCTCTGTGGCTTTGGTGACAACTGAAGAATTAGGTAGTTGTTGACGTCGATAGATGGTCTTCACTTCCGTTATGTGATCTCGAAGCATTTTGGTTCTCTTTTTCTTTTCTAATCTAACCTCTCAGCCGAATCTTTGTCTTCTCCTATGGTATGGGGGTTTCTGGTTTATTTTCGGTTTGAATTCTGTCACCGATGTATTGTTTGCGTTAGTCATTGTAAGTTGTTGTATGTTGGGAGTGTCGTTTAAGTTCATCTTGTGATAGTTTGCAAATTGTTTGGTTTTGATTTGGTATAGGTTATGTGTGCTTGTGCAGCCAAAGGGTTAAGTTTGTTTGTGTAGTTAATTTGATTCTTGTTATATTGTTTGTGGTGATCTTCCCTCTTACGTTTTCTTTCTCACATCCTCTTTCTCGTACTCTTCATTTTGCATCTTCCTCTTTTATCCCTTTCCCCTCTTCCTTCGGTAGTTAGTTCATTTTTGCGATGTTTGTTCCATCCTGCTCAACCTCGATTTCCTTTTAGATGAGAGTAACGAATTTTCTGTCAGTTTTCATCGCGTTCCCCGGCCTTCGGATTTTCAATCTGTTCAGCCATCATTAGGTAGTGTTTATGTTAGTTGGCTGTTGTTTGGCTTTGGTTTTGATATGGGTGTCATTTGGTTCCCCGACGATGGCTTTTTGTATGTGGTGTCAATCGAGGGGGATATCCTAGGCGGTAGTGAAAATCGGGTTTGGTTGACTCTTAGTATCGAGTTTCATTTTTGTGTAGATTTAGGAGTTGCGTTGGTGTTTGGTCCTTGATCGAGAATGTTGTTTGGGCGGCTTGTTCCATCACTATGGGTTTGGTTTTCCATTTGGACGGCTCATTTATGCAATGACTCTTCCCCCATGTGTTTTGTGAGGTTATAAGGCTTCTCGCGAGTTTCACTTGGTTCGCTTTCATTTGGTTATAAGGTGACTTCTTATGTTGATGTGTTGGCCTGCATCACATCAAGTCTTGGGGGGTTTTGGCTTTACTGGAATTTATTTCTTGTTTATGTATTGTTGAAATGTTGGTAATTGTAGTGTGTATGGTTTGTGTTCAATAATAACGTTTATAAATCGTTGGAGCAGTTCAATGGGCTTGTTAGTGTGCATCACATTGTAACTCGTTCTCTTAGGAttacttttattttaaaattatgcaTTTTTGAAAGAAAAAGGAAAGATCGAAAAGAAGTGAAAGGATTCTGTATCTCTCCACTGTACTAAGACCACTTCCAACCATTATGTCATTCCTCTTTAGGACAGATCGGTACAACAACGTCACATCAGATTTCTCTCTCCATTTCTTTGCCATCTCCTCTCCATGACATATCCATGACACATGACTATCAACCATGACACTTCCTCCCCACACATGGCCCCaccttttttattatttaatatttaaacttattatattattattcgaattatttatattattattattaattatatttaatatataaattattaaaatgaataaaaaaatatacaaATAATTAAAATACATTAAGTAAAATAGCAttacattaaaattaaaaattacattaaaTTTTAAACTATAAATTAACTTAAACATACACGTCATCTTAATCTTCGTCTTCATTTTCACTTCATACAACATGTTCAGTTGGGTATGAAGTTCCTACTTGTTGAGTGTGTCGAACACGGAAGTTAGTCGGATGATTCCAGATGTGTTCGATAAGTTTTTGTCGAAGTAGATGACGAATGGTCGAGAATCGTAATTCTTTATGAATGCGAATGTGCGCTTCAACCCTCTCCTCGACTGACCTTCTCGGACGACGAGCCGACGTTGTCTTCGATGATCATattgtgcaatataacacatttgaACATAATTCTTCAGATTCCTGCGAGAAAGAATTGTCGGCACGAGTATTTAATGATTTGCCAACGACCTTGAAGCACTCCGAATGCTCGTTTGGATTCTTAATATTTTTTAAAATCTAGCAACCTGGTAGCATCCCACTTTTGACGGAAATATAAAAAATAATCCAGAATTGATTCTTGAGAGTATGACATTATACATTGACATATGCATATAAACAATGGCATGCTCATCCAATAACGTCTTCGAAAACAATATCCGGGGAAAGTCGgctattcataaaaataataattacacaAGTGCATAGTTGTTCCCTCTCGATCTAATCTTCTAGTTGCCCTTGGAATCGGTTCGACAATTTCTTCATCTTCATAATCACTTATCATATGAAGCAAATCGAGTCCGGCAACCATAAAATTAGAAGTCGCAATATCTATTGTATCTTGAGTAATATTATCAATAACCTTTTTAGGTATTTTTTTAGTAATATAAAATAGATAGTTAAATGGATAATTTGTGGTGTGACATATTGAGATAAATAAAGTGAAGGAGGTGTGTGAATATATATGCTAAAAAAACATTGAAAATTAAATATCTTGAAAATAGCCATTAATGGCTTCGACGGCTATAATTCTTCAAGATGGCCTGTGTTTGAAAATGTTTTGGGATAAAAACTTGCAGCACGAACCAGTTGAAGCACGATGAGGGCGAGGCATATCAACAACACTGCCAATGGTGCTCTCGAGGAGGCGAGCCTTGTGCCAGCCCTGTTAAAAGTCCTCTAATAGACATTTAATCATCATAAGAGCACGAAGTGTCGTTCAGTGTCCTTTTCCAGTGTCCATTTGAGACACTAGAATTGACTGGGGAGAGAGAAACTGGAGGTGTCATTCAGTGTCCATTTTTAATGTCCATTTTTTATTTTGTACTCTTTTTCTAACAAATtatgtttatttagttttaattttataaaacaaaattAATACTTAGGTAAACATGAATAAAACATTACACTAACAGAAAATtgaatatatatcaaaatatgattacATAAACCTAAAATacgattatataaattaaataactattaaataaactaaaaatacaattACATAAACTAAAAAAACAATTACATAAACTAAAAATACGATACATAAAATTATGGTATTGTCTCGATCGTGTCATCACTCACAAATCCATGCTCACTACTCTCGTGAGAAAGGTCCTCCAAAAATATTCTTAATATACAACTCGATTTGTTTCGAGCATATTATTGCTATTCCGAGTATTTTGGTTCATTCAACATCGTTTTAAAGCCACTAGAATACCTCTGATTCTTCAACCCGATATAAAAACTCGAACGCCTCGCTTCACATTTCGTCTAAAATAATCGAACCAAGTAGATAAATTAATGATGGATACAACAACATTCAATGTATGTTTCATACTTCATACTACTGTAGTGTTTTTTCATATCGTCGGTTAAATATCCACCGTAATGAATGTCGAAAGTAACAATGTCagtaaagataatagttttgaagtTTTTTTTATCAGTGAAAGTGTATAGAAATATGAGAGTGAATGTGTGTAGAAACATGAGATGATTTAATGTGTTTATATAAGTTTCAAAAAATTATTTAAAAAGGAAATGAATGTAAAATTATAGATACTAACggttaaaaattcaaaattcaacgATGAAATTCGTCCACTTCAATTTCGGATAGCTGACGGTGGTTTCACAACGCCGGCTAATGACGTCGGCGCGGTGTGGTTGAATGTTCCGTCCCTGGCGTCAGTGAGCAACAACGGTGGAGAATACCCTCGACATCCGGTGCTCTAACGATCATCATACAAATTTGAATACTGCAACAACTAACTAACTAGATAACAGTTTTACTCAAAACGAAACAAGCACCACATTATTACAAACATAGAATCCACAATTACAATATTTAGGCTATTTCAAACTTCAAGATATGTGCTTTTCAAGTACAATATCAGAAGTTAGGTAGGTAGGTAGATGGAACCCATAAATTAATGAGCAACGATGATGGTATGATATGATTTAACTAGGGATAAAGCTCAATGACAGAATGATAGGTTTGAAGATGTTTTCGTATGTTATAACGAGTGAATCCAGCCTCATGAATCACATACGACCATTCTTTCAAACTTCTCTCTTTACCTTTAGTTGTATGAGCCATCATCACCATATCGAGCATCAGTACCACTTCACTGAACTTCTTGTTgttatcatcttcttcatttagTCCTACGATCGCCTCCACGATGATTACCTTCCCTGTATCTTTCGGGATAGCCTCTCGACATTTTCTTAGTATCGCAATGCACTCTTCATCTCCCCAATCATGAAGTACTTTCTAATCAAGTACAATTATTATACTAATTATTCGAGTAATAAATACACAAAATTAACAACGTACACGTACTAATTAATTTTATTTCAAGAAACAAGAAATGTATATACTTAATTGAGAATATATAGCAAACATTTAAGATGGAACGAATTGAAATACTCCCTCCCACCCAATTAAAAGTCCAATTTTCTGTCTACTTTTTCGTTGTAGCCTATTAATTTTTACcaatttttatgttttacttaaatAAAGTAAGTGTACAAAGGTAATTTAATCAAATATTTTTGTCTATTTATAAAGTAGACTATTAATTTGACATAAATAAAAAGAAATGATAAAATATGGGAGGGGTGACTATTTGTTTTACAATATATACAGTATAGTAAGTTTATACAGAGTACTATAGACTCTTCGGATACCATgcatgttaattttaatataaaataaagaaaaagaaaaaactaACCATTAAATAAGCAGCATCAGCCTTTGGAACTTGATCAAACATATCGCCCCCAACATGTTCAACTCGTGTCGTCCATGATGGAGCTATTGATACGACATGAGGCAGATCAAAATTTATCCCTTTTTTAATCCATGGACAAGCCTCCAAAATCAACCGTAACGCCgtgccatcaccaccaccaacatctacCACCGTTTTCAACCCCTCGAATACCTCTGGACAGCCTTTAACCACCGCCTCTACCGCCACCCGTGCATCACATGCCATTGCACCATCAATAAGCTTACTGTGACCTGGATTCATGGCCGCATATTTCCATACATCATCAACGCCGTGAGCCGCCTCAAACGCCGACTCCTCCTTGCCTAGAACCCTAGCACTTAACTTGTGCCACGGTGACAGCATCACCGGACTGCTCTCTAGTAGCACGAAATCGGCCATGCTACGTTTTCCATTTCTTGCTAGAAGCCGAGACAAAGGGGTGTTAACGTATCCAGTTACTGATGACGACGACAATGATGATGTTTCAGAAACGACCGGTTTTTGCTTAAATATCTTATAGTGGGATAAAAACCTCATGATTCGATACAACGAAGAAGGTGAACAACCGAGTTTTGACGCTAACTCTGTAAGCGTCATCGGGGTTTGATGGATTTCGAGGATATCGGGTATTCCCAGCTCAATGGCACACTTGACCACAGCCATCGGGGTGAAACCAAATACATATTTCCATATTTCTACTTCTGATTCGTCGTCTTCTTCTTCTGATTTAATTATTTTCTCCGTTTTGATATCTGCCGACATTTGTTTTAGTtttttaattacggagtatttcttaattaattaaattaatgttGACGGTACAAGCTAGAATGTAACAACTAACCGGCTTTAAATAGAACAAAAAAGCTACCTTGGACCAGGGGCGGATCCAGGATTTTCTATCATTGGGGTCACAAAAGAATACTCCGAGTAACAAAATTTTAATTGACAAACTATCATTTTACAAGCTTCTCGAAAACATCTATCAACCATTGTAGTTGTAATaggaataacaatatatatatatatatatatatatatatatatatatatatatatatatatatatatatatatccaatagaCAAAACGATATGAAAAACGTTTTTCAGTTTCAACCTTTAATCTAGCAAGGTCGTCAATCCCTTTAAGTTAGCAAATCTTTCAtctaaatacataaaataaaataaacatgaTATAAACtaaaaaacttaaaacataaaattaataaactcTTAGATACTTGAGATACTGAATAACGCAATATGATAAAATAATTTTTATACATAAACACTTTTTAGTTAACTTCAAAATTAAAGTTTGATgaattatttaatgtatattaattgactcttaaaaaataaaactaaaaacttAAATTATAACGTTGTAAATGTAAATGTACGATTTTGTGCTATATATTACGGAGTAACATGGTATAAAATAAAATACAGTAAATGAGCATCTTAAATAGCACGTGAAACATTTGATTTCAACTATTTGCTATAGTCATATTATGGGTTGTAACTAATTGAAACGGGCTTAAACGATACAAACTGTTGGGCTGACTTTATATTTAATGGGGTCACTTATTAAAGTTCATAAAGTTCAAAGAACAAATAATATATAGACTATTTGATTAGTGGGATTCTGAAATGTTGAGTGGGGTCACGGGCCCCAGTAAACATACCATACCTCCGCCCCTGCCTTGGACGCTATCTAGCTGCACCTAATTAGATTCATATATTATTCACTATACAATTGCATGTTGTGTTTAACTTGATATATGGAAAATGGATATGGATTGATATGTGTGGGGTCTTTTTCTTGCCCAAACATTTACGAATAGGACTTATGGGCTTGTAGCCTAGGTGAGGAGCCATTTAGACTTGAAAAACTAAACATTGGGCACTAATTATTCGTAGATAAATTTGTATTGAGTATGTGTTGCTCTCCTAAAAAAATAATTACGAATTATGATAACTAGTTTTGAATAATTTTTGTTGCTTTTGATTTTcatcatatatattttataaatgtaataataattggGAATGATCTATTTTTACCAACAATGAAAGAATAATATGTATGTGTTGTTAGATGACATACCTAAAATATGCAAAGAGTATTAGTCTTCATCTGGCCTGTCATAAGCGTTCAATTTGAATATGTAGAAAGTTATAATGTAAAAAAATTATACTAACTTTGTTTGGTTGAAACGTAAAGTAAAAACTTGATTAAATAACCTAAAATTATAATTGGACACATACAGAGAGTTTTACTAGTACTACGTAATTCAGTACAAGGACTGtttttcaaaaaataaaataaaaatgatcagTAGACGGACCATTGAAGGTCTgtaaaaacataaaattaatatgcATAGTGTATATAGTATCTTTGAATAATATttaactaatattttttttttaaaagacgaatttgcatcagcggatcatttatttcaacgaccctcatcatttgcacccatacacgctagaaggaaactcctaTCCGATTTACTTGGCAACTAATTGCGGGACCtgagttgcttggcaactaatcacaGAAAATTGGAGAGATAATATTTAactaatatattaaaattatatatttatattaaatatataattataattatataattttattactTTTTACAATATATActgtaataaaaaaataaaatatgcaAATGGAGAAAGCATAAATTTATAAGCAACACGTGTATTACACGTGTATATAAAAGAAACAAAAGAAAGGCCCGGTTTCCGGTTTGTAGATAACTAGCAaagcttaaaaaaaaaattaaataaaaaaaatagggaCAATGACATTTGACCCGAAATGAACAATAGCTTTACTTTACCTTTTAGAATATAAGATAAAGGTAAATTATGTCATGTATACATTTTATTTTATGGAATTGGTCACGTCTATTATAATCTCTAAACATGAATTGAATTTAAAAAGTTGGCTTATTGTAGAATACTCAAGTCGTTTCCTATTATAGTTTTTTAACTGAATTTTTCTCTATATTAACACAACATTTTAGTATCATAAAAGATGAACATTGTACACATTTAAATAAATAACATAGTATATGTCCATCTATAATTCACGAAACAGAATTTTTTTGAGACAAAATTCATTATTGTTAGTAAAATATCCCCTACCAATGCAATGTCTAAGGTGTCCTATCGGTTAAGAAAGACCGTCAAATTTTCATTGATCTTGGACCTCTCAATATAAATGTTCAAACCTCGCAACCGCATATGATCATGTGAGTGAAAGGAGGACCTATTTGGTAGAATTTAAACCTAGAGTTTGCTTTAGGGATTGACTCAAATCAGAACTAATAATTGCTTTAAAGATTGAATTTGCTGGAAATATATAATTGTTTTTGCTTTGTTAACAACGTGTAAAACACAAATAGCATGTTATCATCAGTTAGTATTATAAAGTGGAAAATAAATGTAAAACACAAATAGCATGTTAACATCAGTCAGTATTATAAGTAAAGTGAGGAAATAAAattcacataatataatattataagacTACGGATAATGGTGACGCCTACGTGGAGTCAAAGAGTGGTACTTTTTGGGTATGACGCTGACATGGCAATGACGGGGGAATGAAGGAGTTGTAATGGGGGGCTTTTGTAAGGGCGTTTGTGGGTGATGTGTCAAAATATAATTGGAGGTTGGGTTAAAAAGTGGTGAAAAAAGTAGAaaagaattaaaataaaaataaaaaaaatcacaaaCGCACATTTTCATGCCCGTGCTTTCTTGACAAACGCCCCAACACAAACGCCCCATTCCGGGCGTTTGTGGGGCGTTTCTCACGACACATCATGGGCATCAGGGGCAAAAACACTGCATTATCCATGGTCTAAAGTGGTCCATAATCAGTCCAATTTTGTAATTATCGAGAACGAATAATAACTTAGACGGTTTTAAACGCAGGTGGCTCCGAAATCACCACTATCACACCACCAACCACTATCACACCACCATCGCGCGACTATGTTGTGTGATGGTAGAAAAAAAGTTCGGCGTGATGGGAGCATCACGGAAAGAAGAAGAGCGTCAAGGATGCTTGGGTCAATCAGATGTTGCCATTTTTTTAGATTTCTATTTTGTTTTCATTTTAAAAAAGTCCTAAAATTTAAAGGTTGTTGCGTATTGTTCATGTTGTTGAAGATCCGGTTGCTATGAGTGTAAATGAAATATATATCTAGAATATTTACAAAATTAGTCATTAGACTATGTAATAATTTATAGAAATAGGTAAATAGATTGCTTTTTTTAACTTGATCCATAAAGTTTTAATTTTGtaaatatatgattttataatttattaattatatatttgtgAATTTAAATTATACTAATATCTTTCTTATCTATAATAAGAAAAAAATTATGATGCCATATTTTTTGAAAAAAGCCCACGTGTGAAAAGCCCAACCATTAGATGACATTATTTAATTTTAATCTGAGCCATCAAAATTCATAATGGCGTCATTTAGGTTTTGAAGAAGCAGTTGAGTTGTTTTATTACACTGGTGCCCTTAAGTCATTTACTAAAAAAACCGCCCGCTTAATTAGGGAAACAACTGGTTAAACTTTACACCCAAATCTCAAACGATCAGTTGATTTTTTTGATTGGATTGATGAACATTATATTGAAGCCGTCGTTGGATTATTTCGATTGGATTGACGAACATTGAATTGAAGCCGATTATTAAGGTGTTTTATATAAGGGAGAGGAATCTATGGAGTAATTAAACATGGTATTCTTTACTTACCAATTGTCAAATATATTAAGTTATTTTGGCATTTTATTGTAAAGAGCATCAGTTAATCTTTGTTCATGTGAAAGTACTACAAATTTATACGGAGTATATCATATCTAATCTCACCCAATCGGATGCTAGGCGATTTATCTGAAATTCGGCGatttatgtatataaaattattattcttTAAAATCCATTCATGTGTCTGTTATACAAATTATATTTTAAACTTTTGATTTTGTAGGCTTTATAATTTTGAATCTCCGAAATAGGATGTATATACTGCATAATTTTTATTAGTATAGTGTATGAAATTGTTAGTTAAATTGTGTTTGTCTTGAAAAAATCTCTCATGTAAAGCATGTAATGTTTGTTATGTTTTAAAATTATAAGCTTTTAAATTATGATATGCTATAATCTGTTACTGCAGATTGAATGAAATAAGTTATATGTTATGTAGTGAAATATTAACTTATATGTTATGTATGTAATTAATTAACTTAAAAAATCTCTCACGATTCTGTCTACATGTTATGTATGTAATGATTTTCtacttttttttgtatttttttcaaTTTACTGACTTTATATATCAGTGATTATTCTAAACTCTTATGCTGGTTTTCTCATTAAAGGGGAACAAAATGCGCGGTACAGTTACAAAGAACATTATTATATTTTTTCACAGTACATTCAAAGAAGGGTGTTTCTTCGATCTCTCCAATTTCGGTGTTTCTCCATGAGATGACAAAATCATGATCATCGATCATCGGTGGAAGATTATTCTGTACCGAACAACGGAGGTTGTTCATTGTCCATCCTTTGAATTGCTCGTTGATGGCTTTCACACCGTACCGTTTGATCAAATCACCAGTTGGAAGATGAATACTACACAAGTCTCTGGTAAAAActtatttcggaataaccattatTTTATTAAATACTATAAATAACATAACATTGTTTGATATTTGTAGTTATTTTATAAATGCTAATACTGTTTGTAATGAGGCCATGTAAGGTTTGATGTTCTTCCCTTTCTTTCTCGGGTTTTTTTTCTTTTCACTTGCATGTATTCATCAAGTTTATTGAATTATATATGTGAATTCTTCTTTCATTAATTCAAGATGACTTCCTTGCATTACAAATTTTGTACTAGAATGTGTTGTCGACTCAGATGTGGTTGCCCTACCTGCAGAGAATCAGTTGCCGCTTAGGGGATACATTTTCCAGATGACTTAGTTTTGGACCAAGACAAACTTGCCAAAGCATTTAAAAGGTAGCTTTACAAGTTTTTTATGCTGTTATTTTTCTTAGGAAAATGctaatgacaaccctaagggttgtcattaaGGAATCTTTACATGTATGTTTTGATTGTACAATCTAAATAATCACATCTTTTCATGAAAAAAACTACCCACTAACTTGCAAATGTACAACTATTTTTGTATTAAAAAATTTCTtaatgacaaccctaagggttgtcattaGCATTTTCCTTTTTCTTATTATGCTAAATATTCCCAACATGAGGATGTGGTAATTGCTGAAAGTATGTGGCTTTAAGATTATCAGTTGCAGCTATCTTTGTTGGTTAGGTAAACGAATTTGATGACAGATGACTACACAAAACTTCGTAGAAATGACAATCTGTGAATGCGGTTCTTCTGAATTTGTTGTGTTTTGTCATTTACATCTTCAGATGGTGGTTCGTATGATGGTGGCGTTAGTATAACTGATTCATTTGTTGTGTTGATGTCAACTGAAGGCCATGCAAGGTTTGAAGGTACATTTGGTTGTATTCTTAGTTTATGTTTAGGCTTTTAAGTTATTTATGATGTTTAAAGTTGCAttttgtaataaaaaaaaactacTTTGTATATTTACTGGCTGTTTATGATTATACATGAAAAAAGTTATATATAAGCCATTGTTCACTGTCAATGAAGATTTAGAGGTGTAGTTTAAAACTTAT
The window above is part of the Rutidosis leptorrhynchoides isolate AG116_Rl617_1_P2 chromosome 1, CSIRO_AGI_Rlap_v1, whole genome shotgun sequence genome. Proteins encoded here:
- the LOC139855311 gene encoding acetylserotonin O-methyltransferase-like, with protein sequence MSADIKTEKIIKSEEEDDESEVEIWKYVFGFTPMAVVKCAIELGIPDILEIHQTPMTLTELASKLGCSPSSLYRIMRFLSHYKIFKQKPVVSETSSLSSSSVTGYVNTPLSRLLARNGKRSMADFVLLESSPVMLSPWHKLSARVLGKEESAFEAAHGVDDVWKYAAMNPGHSKLIDGAMACDARVAVEAVVKGCPEVFEGLKTVVDVGGGDGTALRLILEACPWIKKGINFDLPHVVSIAPSWTTRVEHVGGDMFDQVPKADAAYLMKVLHDWGDEECIAILRKCREAIPKDTGKVIIVEAIVGLNEEDDNNKKFSEVVLMLDMVMMAHTTKGKERSLKEWSYVIHEAGFTRYNIRKHLQTYHSVIELYP